One Actinomycetospora corticicola genomic window, CACGACGCACCCGCCGCCGCGGTGACGGCCTCCCACTGCGCCATGGCCACGGCCAGCCGGCGGTCGAACTCCGGGGCCGGGAGCCCGAGCTCCGGCGCCGCCTCGGCCGCGGGCACGTCCAGCCAACGCAGCACGGCGAGATCCCGCGCGAGGGGATCGAGGTGCGCCAGCGCCCGCAGCGGACGGGCCGCGCGGACCGCGAGGAGCCGCCAGGGGTCCGGGTGCCGCCAGGCCGGGTCCAGCGACCGGGCCGCGAGCACGGCCCGCGGGGCGGGCGGCTGGGCCGGGCGCGGCCGGTGCGTGCCCGGGGCCGCCTGCCCGCCGACGCTGCGCGCGGTGCGCACGAGCAGCAGGGTCAGTTCGAGGGCGCGGACCTCGTCCGGCGCGGCGCCGAGCTGCGGCCACCGGTCCCAGAGGGCGGCCCGGCTGAGCAGGAACACGTCGTGCGCGCCCGCGCCGTAGGCGTGGCCGAGGATCGCGGCCCGGGGCTGGAGCAGGGCGTCGTGCTGCATCAGGAACGGCGCGATCTCGGCGGTCCCACGCCCCCGTGCGACGGGCCCGGGCGTCACGACGTCCTCCGACGCACGCCGTGTGCCTCCCGCTCGCCCTGTCGATCCATGCGTTCGCCCACCCGTGCCCCGACTTCCCCCTCGATGACCGGGCCGGCGAACCGGCCCTCGCGACCCCCCGCCGCGGCGATCACCCCACGTCGCGGGACGGGCCCGATCGGTGATCCCGCACCGGCCCCGACACCACGCCGTCGTGTGATGTCACCGTGACCGATGGGCACGGGCTCGCGGAAGGACCCGTCGACCGGCGGCGCGTCGCGTCGCCTCAGTGGCAGCCGCGACGACCCGCCGAGGGCCCTCGGACGCTGTCACCGGTCGTCCAGCCGCGACGAGCGGCACCACTGGCGGGTCGGAGCAGGACGATTCGCGCCCGATCGGCGGCAATGTTAGGACTCTATGGTGTAGTGATCGCTACCCCGTTCGGGCCAGTTGCCCGGCGTGTCGGTGGTCTGCGTGCCGGATGCGTCCGGATCCTCCGTCGCCCTGCACGCCGGGGGAGCGCCCGGCATCATCACGCGCGGGCGAGCGGACGGAGGCCACGACGTGGGACGGGACGCGGGCGTCGGCCACCCCACGCCGGTGCGGGTCCTGGTCGCCCTCGGCGTGCTGCTCGTGGTCGCGGCAGCCGTCCTCGGGGTCCTCGACCGGCAGGCGCGGGCGCGGGACGACGACGGGGCGACCACCCTCCTCGCCGCCCGTACCCACCTCGTGGACCTCGGCGCCGCGACCACCGATCCCGCCGCCCGCACCCGCGCGGTCGACGGTGCCACCGGGGCCTGGCGGGACCGACTGGCGGCCGCGACCACCACGGGGTCGACGTCGACGGTCGTGCGCACCGTCGGGCTCGAGGACCTCGACGGGGACACGGCGCGGGCGCTCGCCGTCGGCGTCGTCGGAGGTGACGGCGGGACCCGGCCGTTCCGGGCGGTCGTGACGTTGGCCCGGGTGGACGACCGCTGGCTCGTGGCGGACGTGGGGGAGCTCCCGTGACGCGACCCCGGCTCCGCCTCGCGGCCCTGGCGGCGGTCGTGCTGGTCCTCGCCGTCGTCGTCGGGACCCTGGTGCGTGCGGTCGTGTCCGCGGCACGCACGGAGGACGCCACGGAGGCCGCGGTCCTCGCCGCGACGGAGCTGACCCCGGTCCTGCTCGGCTACGACTGGCGCACCCTGGACGCCGACGTCGACCGGATCGACACCGCCACCACGGGACCGTTCGCGGAGCAGAACCGGGCCATCGTCGCGAGCCTCGTGGTCCCGGCGGCGATCGGCACGCGGGCGAGTTCCTCGGCCACCGTCCAGCGCGTCGCGGTGGTGAGCGCCGCGTCCGACCGCGTCGAGACGCTCGTGCTCTACACCCAGACCACGGCACGGGCCGGGAGCCCGGGGGAGACCGTCCCGCGGAGTGCCCGGGTCACGCTCCGGCCCGACGACGACGGGCGCTGGCTCGTCGCCGGGTTCGACGCCTCCTGACCGACTACCGGTCGAGGAAGGCGGTGACCGCGGCCGCCACCGCGTCCGGACGCTCGACCGGGAGGAAGTGGCCGGCGCCGGGGACCTCGACGGTCTCGCAGAGCGGCGCCGCGAGGCGGCTCAGCTCCGGGCGGACACACCCGTCCTCGCTGCCGAAGAGGTAGAGCAGCGGGTGGACGGGCAGGCCGAACACCGCCCGCTCCTCCCGGCGGTAGCGCGGGGAACGGTGCCAGGGCTGCAGCCATGCGCGGTAGTAGCTCAACGCGGCGGTGCGCCGGGCCGGGGTGTCGAGCGCGGCCAGGACCCGGGGGACGTCCCCGCTCGCCTCGTGGCCCGGCGACCAGTCGGCCCAGAGCTGCGGGACGAGCCGGTCGAGGACCGCCTCGGAGACCCAGGGCAGCTGCTGGAAGACGGTGTACCAGCTCGCCCGGAGCTGTTCCCCGACGAGCCGCGGGTCCCGCACCTCCGCCGCCGTCGCCAGGGGCGGCACGGCCATCGTGACGACGCGGTCCCAGAGGTCGGGCGCGAACACTGCGGCCCCGTAGGCGGCGACCGCGCCCCAGTCGTGCCCCACCAGCAGGGCCGGCCGTCGGTCGCCCAGCGCACGACGGAGCGCGACGGCGTCGGCGACGAGCGCACCCGACTGGTAGCAGCCGTCCGGCGCCAGCCCGGTCGGCGCGTAGCCGCGCTGGAACGGCGCCACCACCCGGTACCCGCGGGCGGCCAGCACCGGCGCGAGGTACCGCCACGACCACGCCGTGTCGGGGTAGCCGTGCAGCAGCACCGCCGGCGGCCCGTCCTCGGGCCCCGTCGTCAGGTAGGCCACCTCGAGCTCGCCGAGGCGGATGCGCCGCGTCTCCACCCCTCGATCATGGCCCGTCACGGCGTCCGACGACGGATCGGCGCCGCTCCTGGGCGAGTGGCCCCGCTGACGCATCCGGTGACACGGATCGGCCACCGACGGCCTGCGCGGGCGCCGACGTCACTCGCGGCCGGAGGAGATCCAGTCGTCGGAGGCGAAGGAGAAGTTGCGGCTGCCCTGCACCAGGTCGGCGGCGGCGTCGAGCCGGGACTTCTGCTCGGCGGAGAGCGTCAGGGCCACCGCGCCGGCGTTCTCGACGACACGCTCGGCCGACCGGGTGCCCGGGATCGGCACCGTCGGGACGCCGAACGCCGCGCCCTGTGCGTAGACCCAGGCGAGGGCGACCTGCGCCGCCGTGGCGCCGAGCTCGTCGGCGACCGCACGGACCACGTCGACCACCTCCTGGTTGGCCTCGAGGTGCTCGGAGAACCGCGGGGACTTCGCGAGCAGCGTCTGCGAGACCCGTTCCGCGGTCATCGTGCCGGTGAGGAACCCCCGTCCGAGCGGGCTGTAGGGCACGAACCCGACGCCGAGCTCGACCGCCTTCGGCACCACGTTGGCCTCGACGTCGCGCGACCAGATGCTCCACTCGCTCTGCACGGCGGCGATCGGGTGCACCGCGGACGCCTCGGCGAGCTCCGTGGCGGTGACCTCGGAGAGCCCGAGGTGCCGGACCTTGCCCTCGGCGACGAGCTCCGCCATCGCCGTCACGGTCTCGGTGATCGGCAGGTCGAGCTGGCGGCGGTGCATGTAGTAGAGGTCGATGTGGTCGGTCCCGAGGCGGCGCAACGAGTTCTCGCAGGCCTGCCGGACGTACTCGCGGTCGCCCCGCGTCGGCGTCGCGCCGTTGCCGACCTGCCCGGTGATCCCGAACTTGGTGGCCAGCTGGACCTCGTCGCGCCGGTCGGCCAGAACGCGCGCGATCAGCTCCTCGTTGGTACCCGACGGTCCGGTCGTGCCCTCGCGGGCGGTGCCGTAGACATCGGCGGTGTCGAGGAACGTGACCCCGGCGTCGAGGGCCGCGTGCAGCGTGCGGACACCGGCGTCCGGGTCGGTGGCGCCGTAGACGTCGGACAGCGCCATGCCGCCGAAGCCGAGCGCGCTGACCTGCAGTCCGTCGCCGAGGGTGGTGGTCGGGAGACTCATGGCCGCCACGCTAGGAGTTCGAGCGCACTCCAGGGCAAGTCAGGGGTCCAGCCGGCGGAGCAGCGCGGTCAATTGCGCGCGTTCGTCGCGGTCCAGGGCACCGAACACCTCGGACTGCGCCTCGTGCACCACGATCGCCAGCTCGGCGTAGGTGGCCGTGCCGCCGGGGGAGAGGGCCACCAGCACCCGTCGGGCGTGCTCCGGGTCCGGACGGCGGGTCACGAGGCCCTTGCCGTCGAGCGTCCGGACCGTGGCCGTCACGTCGCTGCGGTCCAGCGCGGCGGCCCGGCCCAGGTCGGCCTGCGTGCGGTGCTCGACGCCCGCGAGCACCGTCAGGACGCGGTACTCGAACGCGCTCGACCCGGCCTCGGCGAGCCGACGGGACAGCACGGTCTGCGCCCGGGCGGCGGCGCGGGTGAGCACGGAGGTCCCGAGGTCGGACCAGGAGGTGGGCACGCCGTTCTCCGTTCGGTGTTGGTCACGCCAACACTAGAGGTGTACGTTGGTGGCGCCAACACGGGGAGGGTCGGGTTCGGCGGCGGGATGCCCGACCGGCCGAGCCTCGGCGCCCGCATCGCGAGGTCGACGTGAGGCAGCTTCGTCGGCATCTCGATGTGCCTGATGCGAACCTCGGGATGCCTGACCGGCGGCCGAAGCCTCGGCGCTCACGCCGCGAGGTCTACGTCAGGCAGCTTCGTCGGCGTCCCAGCATGGCTGATGTGAACCTCGGTGCGCAGCCGGTCCGGCGCGAGCTGCCCGCGCCCGCGAGGTCGACGTCAGGCAGCGACGAGGGCGTCCCGACCTGCCCGGTGTGCACCTCGCGGCCGAGCCCCGTTCGCTCACCCCAGGAGCGATCCGATAATCGACATTATGTCAGATCGGACGGAGAACCCCGGGGTCACCGGGTCCCCCCGAGACCTCAGAGCTCTGCGCGGCGGGAGGCGATCGTCGTCGCGATGTCGCGGATCTTGACGTTCAGGTCCTGCGACGCCCGGCGGAGGATGTCGAAGGCCTCGTCGGCGTCGACCCCACGACGCTGCATGAGGATGCCCTTGGCCTGACCGATGACGTCCCGGGACTGGAGCGCATCGGTGAGCTGCGCCGTGCGCAGGCGCTCGGCCTCCACCCGCTGCGCGGCCTGCAGCGCCACCGCCCCGTGCGCGGCCAGGAGCAGCATCATGTCCTCGTCGACGTCGTCGAGGTGCTCGGCCGAGCTGAAGTAGTAGTTGAGCGCGCCCAGCCGCGGCAGGTCGCTCTCGGGGAACATCCCGGTCGCGACGACGGCGGTCATCCCGAGCTGCGCGACCCGCGGGCCGAAGCGGGGATAGCGCGGGTCGCGGGCGAGATCGCGGCTGTGGGTGGACCCGGAGCTCGAGTCGGCGACCGCCTCGACGCAGGGCCCCTCCCCGGTCTCGTACTGGATGTGGTCGGCCCGGGTGGCGAGCGCGTCGGTCTCGACCGGCGTGTGGAACGAGCCGTTCGCCTCGCGCAGCGTCACCGACACCATCGACGCGCCCGGCGCGAGGTCGTGCGCACGCTCCACGATCCGCTCCAGCACACCGAGGACGCCGGCCTCGGGCGGGACGGAGAACAGGTCACGCGCGAGGGCGAGGAACTGGTCGCCGAGCGGACCCAGCTCGGCCACGAGCGTCCGGCTGCCACCGTTGCGGCTCGCGCCTCCCCCGGCGCCCTCCGTGTCCTCGACGAACCGACGCCTGGCCGCCTGCCAATCCCGCTCCGTCGTCATGCCCTATGAGTACCCGGCGATCGGGGTCGCGCGCACGGGGAGGTTGCTCACGGGCGTGTCGTCCGGTCGGATTCCCCCGGAATCGCGGGCGTTAGCGACGCCGGGGGGTCGGGTATACGGCGGTCGCACCCGTACGGCTGCCCGGGCGGTCGGCTGGTGCAGGTCCTGGATGGTGCAGACCTCGCTGCCGCCAGGACCGCCCTCACGCCCCATCGGTCCCGACCTCACGACGGCTGGGGTGACGTCGCGCTGCCGTCCTGGTCGGTCACGTACCACCGGGCGATGTCGACGAGCTTGACGTTCATGTCCTGCGACGCCTCGACGAGTCGGGAGAACGCCGTCGCCGCGTCGATCCGGTAGCGGTTCATGAGGATGCCCTTGGCCTGGCCGATGACGTCGCGGCTGGCCACGGCGTCGCGGAGCTGCACCAACCGCCGGCCGCCCTCGACGACCAGCACCGCCTGGTGGGCGAGGACCTCGGCGATCTCCCGCTCGTGCCCGCCGTCCGGCTCGGTGCGCGCGAAGAGCGTGATCGCGCCGGCGGCGGCACCCGCGATGACGATCGGGACCGCGAGCACGTCGCGGTAGCCGGCACCGGTCACGGCGTCGGTCCAGGCGTCGGGGAACGGTCGGGCGTCGCCGGGGCCCGCTGCGCGCAGCTCCGACATGGCCCGCGTCGTCGGACCGCTACCGAGCCGGCCCTCGAGCGCGGCGAGCTCCCGGGCCGGACGGGACGTGGCCGCGCGGGTCGCGCGGTTCCGGTCCAGCACGAGGGTGACGGCGACGTCGTGGTCGGGCAGCGGTACGACGGCGGCGTGCGCCAGACCGGCGGCGATGCGGTCGAGCGACGACGGCTCGTCGTGGATGATCGCGAGCAGCTCGTGCGACAGACGTGCGGACGAGGCGATGAGGTCCTTCGAATCCACCTGGTTTCCTCGGGCGGGGACGACACGGCGACGTGCCTGCCTCACGGCTGAACCAGGGTGTCGGGCGATCCTATCCGCTGCCGTCACCCGGGAGGACCACAGGTCCGACCACGGGTACGAGCCGTCAGGGCGAGCGCGTCGCGCGGGGCGTGGGCCCCGCCGTCGTTGTCGAAGAAGACCCACACGTCGCGCGGGACCGCCGGGGCGGGCTCGCCCGGCGCGATGGTGTCCGCGGAGGCGGACGACTCCCCCGCCGCCCACGACCCGATGCGGGCCGCCCAGTCCGCCAGGGCGTCGTCGGAGTACCCGCTGCGGTAGAGCTCCGCGTCGCCGTGCAGCCGTACGTAGACCGGGTCGGCCGTGACGTCGTCGAACCGGGGGAACTCCCCCGCGCCGTCGGAGACGACGAGGGAGACGTCCAGGTCGCGCAGGGTCCGGACGACGGCGGGGTCGCGGAAGCTCGGGTGCCGCACCTCGAGCGCGTGACGCAGGGGGCGGTCGACGTCGACCTCGGTGCACGGGTCCCGGACCCGGTCCGCGTACGGCCGCGCGCGCTCGGCGGCCGCGACGGTGGTGCGGGGCAGTCCGGCCAGGAACCCGCCGATCAGCTCGGCGTCCCAGCGCGTGGCGGGCGGCAGCTGCCAGAGCACCGGGCCGAGCTTCTCCCTCAGGGCCAGCGGACCCGAGGCCAGGAACCGGCCCAGGGCCTCCTCGACGTCGTGCAGACGCTTCATGTGCGTGATGTAGCGGCTGCCCTTCACCGCGAAGCGGAAGTCCTCCCCCGTCTCCGCCGCCCACCGGCGGAACGTCGACGCCCGCTGCAGGGAGTAGAACGTCCCGTTGATCTCCGCCGCGTCCAGCCGGGTGGCGAGGTGCTCGAGGCGGCGCCGCTTCGCGAGACCGTCGGGGTAGAAGGCGCCCTGCCAGTGGTCGTAGGTCCAGCCCGACGTGCCGATGCGCACCCGGCCCGCGTCCATGGCCACGATTCTCCGCCCCCGCCGTCGGACCGGGTTACCGTCGCCGCCGTGGGCGTGATCGAGTCGGTGAACGTCGGCGTGGAGCGGGCGATCCTCGCGAAGACCGGGCGTTCCGGGATCGACAAGCGCCCGGTCGCCGGCGCGGTGTCGGTCGACGTCCCGGCCCCGGGGTGCAGCGGCCTCCCCGGCGACCCCGTCAGCGACACCGAAAACCACGGCGGCCCGGACCAGGCGGTCTACGCCTACGCCCGCGAGGACCTCGAGGCCTGGGTCCCGACGCTGGGACCGCTGCGCGCGGGGACGTTCGGTGAGAACCTGACGACCCGGGAGCTCGACGTCACCGGGGCACGGATCGGCGAGCGCTGGCACGTCGGAGACTCGCTCGTCCTGCAGGTCACGGGCCCGCGCATCCCCTGCCGCACCTTCGCCGCCTGGCTGGACCGCGCGGGGTGGGTCCGGGAGTTCACGACGGCGGGTGTCCCGGGCGCCTACCTGCGCGTGGTCGAGCCGGGCCCGGTGCGGGCCGGTGACCGGGTCGTCGTCGAGCGCCCCGACCACCAGGTGACGATCGGTCTCGCCTTCCGTGCACTGATGACCGCCCCCGAGCTCCTCCCCGAGCTCCTCCCGGCCCTGTCGTCGCTGCCGGCGGACGTGCGGGAACGTCTGCTGCGGCGTCTCCCGGCCCGGTGACCGGGCCGGCCCTGGACAACGGTGGTGGCGCCGTTCGCGGGCTCCGGGGACGCCTCAGCTCGTCGCCGCGGGCACCTCGTCCGGCAGGTCCGCCCCCGCGGTCGCCTGCCACGGGAAGCCGCCGCGACGGTGGCGCACCGCGTACCGCAGCCGGCCGTGGGCGTTGAGGCCGTGCCAGGCGACCTGGCTCAGTGGTGACAGGGCCGGGAGGCCACCGCAGACCGGGGACGAACGGGGTGGCGCCGGTGACCGGCCCGACGTGCGCGGCGTCGATCCGCTGGAGGTTCGCCTCGACGGCGCCGAGCTCGAGCGCGGGCTGGACGACGGCGATGCGCGGCATGCGGGCATCCTCGCGGTCCGGGCGGGACCGGCCGCTCCCCCCGCCCGGGAGAGCGTCCTCCCCCGTCCGAGCCGGCGGATTCGGGTGGGCTACTCCCCCGGCTTGTGGATGTCCACGGTGACGTTCATGCCCGGGATGAGGTCCGCGCCCTGCATGTCGGTGATGCCGACGCGCACGGGGATGACCTGGGTGACCTTCTGGAAGTTCCCGCCGGAGTTCGACTGCGGGAACGGGGAGAACACGGCGGCCGCACCGCCCTGGATCTGGTCGACGTAGCCGCGGAAGGTCCGGCCCGGGTAGGCGTCGACGGTGAAGTCGACCGGTCGGCCCACCTGCACCTCGTCGATGTCGGTCTCGTCCACGCGGGCGGTCACGTAGACGTCGGTCGGGTCGTAGGCGATGGCGAGCTGGCTGCCGGCGGTGAGGTAGGCGCCCTCGGCGGTGTTGGTGGTGGCGACGGTGGCGTCGGCGGGTGCCCGGATCGGGAGCTGGGGCTGCACGTAGGCACCCTGCAGCTCGACCCGGCCGAGGACCTGGTTCTTGCGCACCACCGTGCCGACCGAGACGTCCCAGCCGGTGAGGGTGCCGCTCGCCGGCGCGACGATCGGGATCTGGGTCCCGTCGACCTGCGCGTTGTCGGTGGAGACGAAGCGGCTGGCGTTGAGGAAGTACGACACCGCGAAGGCGATCGCGGCCAGCAGCGCGACCACGATGATCACCGCGAGGGCGATCTTCGTCGAGCGCTTGAGCGGCCGGCGCTTCGCGGGTTCCGGGGTGCCGTCCGCCGGGGTGGCGGTGTCGTCGCCCGTCGCGGTGTCCTGGGGTGTGCTCACGACGCGCCTCCACCGATGACGACCTGCTGTCCCTCGGCGAGGCCGCCGAGGATCTCGGTACGGTCCGCGCCCACGAGCCCGGTGGTCACCGGGGTGGGCACCAGTCGGCCGTCCGGTTGCTGCACCGTGGCCACCGTCGCGCTCCCCTCCCGGCGCAGCGCCGAGTTCGGCACCGAGAGCCGGTCGGACTGCGCGGTGACCACGGTGGTGCGCGCCGACTGGCCGTCGCGGACGCGCGGGTCGGTGTCGGTGAGCGCCATCGTCACGTAGTACTCGATGCTGCCACCGATCGCCGTGCCCGAGGGCGCGACGGACAGGACGGTGCCCGCGAACGAGCGCTCCGGGATCGCGTCCAGGGAGATCACCGTGGGCTGCGCCGGGACGATCTTGGCCGCGTCGACCTCCTGGAACGGCGCCACGACCTGGAAGGTCGCCACGTTCGTCAGGACGAGGAACTGCGTGCCGCCGGGCCGGGTCGGCGACGCGGCTCCGCCGGCGGCACCGGCCGCGGCGCCCGCGGCCTGGGCCGCACCGGGGATCGTCGCGTCCGAGCCCGGCGCGAGCGCGGAGGTGCCGGAGCTGGGCTGGAGGTACTCCCCCACCGCGCCGTTGAGCGCGGAGACGGTGCCCGCCGCGGGGGCCCGCAGCGTGGTGTTGGCGAGGTTGCGGCGCGCGATCTCCACCTGGGTCCGCGCGTTGTCGACCGCGGCCGCCGCGGCGTCGAGGCTGTTGGGGCGCGAGGCGCTGGCCGAGTCGAGCCCGTTCTGGGCGCTGACCTGGCCCTGGCGGGCACTCGCGACCTGCAGGTCGCCCGCCGCGGCGTCCACGCTGCGCTTCTGCTGGGCCTGCTGCAGCGCCTGCTGGGCCTGCTGGACGCCCTGCTGGGCGGACTGCACGGCGTACTGGGCCGCGGGGATGGACTGGCACGCCGCGGCCGGCGCCGTCGGGTACGCCCCGCCCGAGGCGCAGGCCGTCTGATAGGCCTGCAGCTGGGCGACCGCCTGCGCGTACCCGGCCTGGGCCTGCGGCAGCGCGGACCGGGCCGCGGAGATCGCGGCGTCGTCGGCCTTCAGCGTCGCGTCGACCTGGCGCTTCGTC contains:
- a CDS encoding alpha/beta fold hydrolase — encoded protein: METRRIRLGELEVAYLTTGPEDGPPAVLLHGYPDTAWSWRYLAPVLAARGYRVVAPFQRGYAPTGLAPDGCYQSGALVADAVALRRALGDRRPALLVGHDWGAVAAYGAAVFAPDLWDRVVTMAVPPLATAAEVRDPRLVGEQLRASWYTVFQQLPWVSEAVLDRLVPQLWADWSPGHEASGDVPRVLAALDTPARRTAALSYYRAWLQPWHRSPRYRREERAVFGLPVHPLLYLFGSEDGCVRPELSRLAAPLCETVEVPGAGHFLPVERPDAVAAAVTAFLDR
- a CDS encoding aldo/keto reductase — encoded protein: MSLPTTTLGDGLQVSALGFGGMALSDVYGATDPDAGVRTLHAALDAGVTFLDTADVYGTAREGTTGPSGTNEELIARVLADRRDEVQLATKFGITGQVGNGATPTRGDREYVRQACENSLRRLGTDHIDLYYMHRRQLDLPITETVTAMAELVAEGKVRHLGLSEVTATELAEASAVHPIAAVQSEWSIWSRDVEANVVPKAVELGVGFVPYSPLGRGFLTGTMTAERVSQTLLAKSPRFSEHLEANQEVVDVVRAVADELGATAAQVALAWVYAQGAAFGVPTVPIPGTRSAERVVENAGAVALTLSAEQKSRLDAAADLVQGSRNFSFASDDWISSGRE
- a CDS encoding MarR family transcriptional regulator; this translates as MPTSWSDLGTSVLTRAAARAQTVLSRRLAEAGSSAFEYRVLTVLAGVEHRTQADLGRAAALDRSDVTATVRTLDGKGLVTRRPDPEHARRVLVALSPGGTATYAELAIVVHEAQSEVFGALDRDERAQLTALLRRLDP
- a CDS encoding GAF and ANTAR domain-containing protein, whose amino-acid sequence is MTTERDWQAARRRFVEDTEGAGGGASRNGGSRTLVAELGPLGDQFLALARDLFSVPPEAGVLGVLERIVERAHDLAPGASMVSVTLREANGSFHTPVETDALATRADHIQYETGEGPCVEAVADSSSGSTHSRDLARDPRYPRFGPRVAQLGMTAVVATGMFPESDLPRLGALNYYFSSAEHLDDVDEDMMLLLAAHGAVALQAAQRVEAERLRTAQLTDALQSRDVIGQAKGILMQRRGVDADEAFDILRRASQDLNVKIRDIATTIASRRAEL
- a CDS encoding ANTAR domain-containing protein — translated: MDSKDLIASSARLSHELLAIIHDEPSSLDRIAAGLAHAAVVPLPDHDVAVTLVLDRNRATRAATSRPARELAALEGRLGSGPTTRAMSELRAAGPGDARPFPDAWTDAVTGAGYRDVLAVPIVIAGAAAGAITLFARTEPDGGHEREIAEVLAHQAVLVVEGGRRLVQLRDAVASRDVIGQAKGILMNRYRIDAATAFSRLVEASQDMNVKLVDIARWYVTDQDGSATSPQPS
- a CDS encoding DUF72 domain-containing protein, which codes for MDAGRVRIGTSGWTYDHWQGAFYPDGLAKRRRLEHLATRLDAAEINGTFYSLQRASTFRRWAAETGEDFRFAVKGSRYITHMKRLHDVEEALGRFLASGPLALREKLGPVLWQLPPATRWDAELIGGFLAGLPRTTVAAAERARPYADRVRDPCTEVDVDRPLRHALEVRHPSFRDPAVVRTLRDLDVSLVVSDGAGEFPRFDDVTADPVYVRLHGDAELYRSGYSDDALADWAARIGSWAAGESSASADTIAPGEPAPAVPRDVWVFFDNDGGAHAPRDALALTARTRGRTCGPPG
- a CDS encoding MOSC domain-containing protein encodes the protein MGVIESVNVGVERAILAKTGRSGIDKRPVAGAVSVDVPAPGCSGLPGDPVSDTENHGGPDQAVYAYAREDLEAWVPTLGPLRAGTFGENLTTRELDVTGARIGERWHVGDSLVLQVTGPRIPCRTFAAWLDRAGWVREFTTAGVPGAYLRVVEPGPVRAGDRVVVERPDHQVTIGLAFRALMTAPELLPELLPALSSLPADVRERLLRRLPAR
- a CDS encoding efflux RND transporter periplasmic adaptor subunit translates to MSTPQDTATGDDTATPADGTPEPAKRRPLKRSTKIALAVIIVVALLAAIAFAVSYFLNASRFVSTDNAQVDGTQIPIVAPASGTLTGWDVSVGTVVRKNQVLGRVELQGAYVQPQLPIRAPADATVATTNTAEGAYLTAGSQLAIAYDPTDVYVTARVDETDIDEVQVGRPVDFTVDAYPGRTFRGYVDQIQGGAAAVFSPFPQSNSGGNFQKVTQVIPVRVGITDMQGADLIPGMNVTVDIHKPGE
- a CDS encoding biotin/lipoyl-binding protein; translation: MTRRAVLATLMAVAALSLSACGGSEDNAPPQTVRVERASVSSGVDSAGSVSALGSTNLGFPTAGELTSVRVKVGDKVEAGAVLATIDDFQARQALKQAQAGLAGQEAQYAQTKDGTQVGGAQNSLNAAASVVSATKRQVDATLKADDAAISAARSALPQAQAGYAQAVAQLQAYQTACASGGAYPTAPAAACQSIPAAQYAVQSAQQGVQQAQQALQQAQQKRSVDAAAGDLQVASARQGQVSAQNGLDSASASRPNSLDAAAAAVDNARTQVEIARRNLANTTLRAPAAGTVSALNGAVGEYLQPSSGTSALAPGSDATIPGAAQAAGAAAGAAGGAASPTRPGGTQFLVLTNVATFQVVAPFQEVDAAKIVPAQPTVISLDAIPERSFAGTVLSVAPSGTAIGGSIEYYVTMALTDTDPRVRDGQSARTTVVTAQSDRLSVPNSALRREGSATVATVQQPDGRLVPTPVTTGLVGADRTEILGGLAEGQQVVIGGGAS